From the Lathyrus oleraceus cultivar Zhongwan6 chromosome 4, CAAS_Psat_ZW6_1.0, whole genome shotgun sequence genome, one window contains:
- the LOC127135329 gene encoding protein ENHANCED PSEUDOMONAS SUSCEPTIBILITY 1-like has product MANIRVISKTTIQATNHDDNITPKMIDLTPWDLKYIKIHQIQLGLLFHKPKTNQIQHLKQTLSSTLNLFPPLAGRLVITQDENEPNKASCAIICNNVGALFVHVTAENTSIADIIQPKYVPPIVQSLFPLNGVKNYQGTSQTLLAVQVTELVDGIFIGFDINHLVVDAKSFWFFVKSWAEISNGFNKPTEIPSFHRWFPNNIHPPIWFPFTKQVQIQQCEDSPHQIFHFTKEQILQLKSKANAEIGNSSNINNNNIVISSLQALISHIWILIISKHDFEPEENVICVFPIDCRTRVSPKLAETYFGNGLGGVGVVRMKVGKLMEGGIGRVGMEMNKVLSTESHHEKVLSNYESWLKNPFILDPSETSTSRVLVVVNSPRLNFYSNDFGWGKPVAVRNGNGLQDNTGEVIVLGGAEEGSIDVELCLPYHILEAIENEMHAITA; this is encoded by the coding sequence ATGGCAAACATTCGAGTCATCTCGAAAACTACAATCCAAGCAACAAATCACGATGACAACATAACCCCCAAAATGATCGACTTAACTCCATGGGATCTCAAATATATCAAAATTCATCAAATCCAACTAGGCCTTCTTTTCCATAAACCAAAAACAAACCAAATCCAACACCTTAAACAAACACTTTCCTCCACTCTCAACTTGTTCCCACCTCTAGCTGGTCGTCTTGTAATAACACAAGACGAAAACGAACCTAACAAGGCTTCATGTGCCATCATTTGCAACAACGTTGGCGCGTTGTTCGTCCATGTCACAGCAGAAAACACTAGCATTGCCGACATCATTCAACCCAAATATGTTCCTCCCATTGTTCAATCATTATTCCCACTCAATGGAGTTAAAAACTATCAAGGCACATCACAGACATTGCTTGCAGTTCAAGTAACAGAATTAGTCGACGGCATCTTCATTGGTTTTGACATTAACCATTTGGTTGTAGACGCCAAGTCGTTTTGGTTTTTCGTCAAATCCTGGGCGGAAATCTCCAATGGTTTCAATAAACCAACAGAAATCCCTTCTTTCCATCGTTGGTTTCCAAACAACATTCACCCTCCCATATGGTTTCCTTTCACAAAGCAAGTACAAATTCAACAATGTGAAGATTCACCTCATCAAATCTTTCACTTTACAAAGGAACAAATTCTTCAACtcaaatcaaaagcaaatgcagAGATTGGTAATAGTAgtaatattaataataataatattgtTATATCTTCACTGCAAGCACTTATATCTCACATTTGGATTTTAATTATAAGTAAACATGATTTTGAACCCGAAGAAAATGTTATTTGTGTCTTCCCCATAGACTGTAGGACAAGAGTGTCTCCAAAGTTAGCAGAAACTTATTTTGGAAACGGTCTAGGAGGTGTTGGAGTTGTTAGAATGAAAGTAGGGAAATTAATGGAAGGTGGAATAGGTAGAGTTGGTATGGAAATGAACAAGGTGCTTTCTACGGAATCTCATCACGAGAAGGTATTGAGTAATTACGAGTCTTGGTTGAAAAACCCGTTTATATTAGATCCGTCGGAAACATCAACGAGTCGCGTGTTGGTTGTAGTAAATTCCCCGCGGTTGAATTTTTACAGTAATGACTTTGGTTGGGGTAAGCCTGTAGCAGTTAGGAACGGGAATGGACTTCAAGACAATACTGGTGAAGTTATTGTGTTGGGTGGGGCAGAAGAAGGTAGTATTGATGTTGAACTTTGTCTTCCTTATCATATCTTGGAGGCTATTGAAAATGAGATGCATGCCATTACTGCATGA